One window of Athalia rosae chromosome 2, iyAthRosa1.1, whole genome shotgun sequence genomic DNA carries:
- the LOC105692505 gene encoding tRNA-dihydrouridine(20a/20b) synthase [NAD(P)+]-like isoform X2 — protein MILADSFVQSAEARDNEFSTNKNDVPLVVQFAAKTVDDFVGAAEMVVPYAGGVDLNCGCPQRWAMKSGYGVDLLGKPELVRDLVLQVRNRIPPPFTVSVKIRLLKDIRKTIELCQMLEKAGLSFITVHARTPQMRNEPIDLEGLRIVRDSIKMPLIANGDVKQLKDAKNLHENFNCQGVMSANGLLTNPALFAGYSKTPLTCIQDWLDITASIPTHFLCMHHHLVFMLEKILPKKDRCYFNNLQTKESVLEFIDNYYGIKPRVDNKCSELIECYYDIRPGKYFKEVLKNCSDEAFEDFMENIFIEV, from the exons ATGATATTGGCGGATTCTTTCGTACAGTCTGCAGAGGCTCGtgataatgaattttcaacaaacaaaaatgatgTGCCACTTGTTGTTCAGTTCGCTGCAAAAACTGTTGATGATTTTGTAGGAGCAGCTGAAATGGTTGTACC ATATGCCGGTGGCGTGGATTTGAATTGTGGATGCCCACAGCGTTGGGCAATGAAAAGCGGCTATGGTGTCGATTTATTGGGTAAACCAGAGCTAGTCAGGGACTTGGTACTGCAGGTTCGAAATCGAATACCACCACCTTTTACTGTATCTGTGAAAATACGGTTATTAAAAGATATTCGCAAGACGATTGAACTGTGTCAGATGTTGGAGAAAGCAGGTTTATCCTTCATCACTGTTCACGCAAGAACTCCACAGATGCGAAACGAACCTATCGACTTGGAGGGATTGAGAATTGTCAGAGACTCAATTAAGATGCCATTGATTGCTAATGGAGATGTTAAGCAATTAAAAGACGCCAAAAATTtgcatgaaaatttcaattgccaAGGTGTTATGTCTGCTAACGGACTGTTAACTAACCCAGCCCTCTTTGCTGGTTATTCAAAGACTCCATTGACTTGCATTCAAGATTGGTTGGACATTACAGCCAGCATTCCTACTCATTTTTTGTGTATGCATCACCATTTAGTATTCATGCTTGAGAAAATACTTCCGAAGAAAGATAGATGCTATTTTAATAACCTACAGACTAAGGAATCCGTTCTTGAATTTATAGATAATTATTATGGTATAAAACCAAGAGTTGACAATAAGTGCAGTGAGTTGATCGAATGCTATTATGATATTAGGCCAGGTAAATATTTTAAAGAAGTATTGAAGAATTGCAGCGATGAAGCCTTTGAAGATTTTATGGAGAATATCTTCATAGAGGTATAG
- the LOC105692505 gene encoding tRNA-dihydrouridine(20a/20b) synthase [NAD(P)+]-like isoform X1, whose amino-acid sequence MATDILEILQQPQLTKICAPMVRYSKLQFRTLVRRYDCDLCFTPMILADSFVQSAEARDNEFSTNKNDVPLVVQFAAKTVDDFVGAAEMVVPYAGGVDLNCGCPQRWAMKSGYGVDLLGKPELVRDLVLQVRNRIPPPFTVSVKIRLLKDIRKTIELCQMLEKAGLSFITVHARTPQMRNEPIDLEGLRIVRDSIKMPLIANGDVKQLKDAKNLHENFNCQGVMSANGLLTNPALFAGYSKTPLTCIQDWLDITASIPTHFLCMHHHLVFMLEKILPKKDRCYFNNLQTKESVLEFIDNYYGIKPRVDNKCSELIECYYDIRPGKYFKEVLKNCSDEAFEDFMENIFIEV is encoded by the exons ATGGCAACGGACATTCTGGAAATACTCCAACAACCACAGTTAACTAAAATCTGTGCTCCAATGGTTAGATATAGCAA atTGCAGTTCAGAACTTTGGTTCGACGATATGACTGCGATTTATGCTTTACCCCAATGATATTGGCGGATTCTTTCGTACAGTCTGCAGAGGCTCGtgataatgaattttcaacaaacaaaaatgatgTGCCACTTGTTGTTCAGTTCGCTGCAAAAACTGTTGATGATTTTGTAGGAGCAGCTGAAATGGTTGTACC ATATGCCGGTGGCGTGGATTTGAATTGTGGATGCCCACAGCGTTGGGCAATGAAAAGCGGCTATGGTGTCGATTTATTGGGTAAACCAGAGCTAGTCAGGGACTTGGTACTGCAGGTTCGAAATCGAATACCACCACCTTTTACTGTATCTGTGAAAATACGGTTATTAAAAGATATTCGCAAGACGATTGAACTGTGTCAGATGTTGGAGAAAGCAGGTTTATCCTTCATCACTGTTCACGCAAGAACTCCACAGATGCGAAACGAACCTATCGACTTGGAGGGATTGAGAATTGTCAGAGACTCAATTAAGATGCCATTGATTGCTAATGGAGATGTTAAGCAATTAAAAGACGCCAAAAATTtgcatgaaaatttcaattgccaAGGTGTTATGTCTGCTAACGGACTGTTAACTAACCCAGCCCTCTTTGCTGGTTATTCAAAGACTCCATTGACTTGCATTCAAGATTGGTTGGACATTACAGCCAGCATTCCTACTCATTTTTTGTGTATGCATCACCATTTAGTATTCATGCTTGAGAAAATACTTCCGAAGAAAGATAGATGCTATTTTAATAACCTACAGACTAAGGAATCCGTTCTTGAATTTATAGATAATTATTATGGTATAAAACCAAGAGTTGACAATAAGTGCAGTGAGTTGATCGAATGCTATTATGATATTAGGCCAGGTAAATATTTTAAAGAAGTATTGAAGAATTGCAGCGATGAAGCCTTTGAAGATTTTATGGAGAATATCTTCATAGAGGTATAG
- the LOC105692500 gene encoding DNA repair and recombination protein RAD54-like — protein MMRSAAPSQRGKRPGEISPIQLGGPALPQRESKRKRTEKEIVISRKPLMQMAIPSTPELLSEHEERIKKLLSKPFKIPIPGYRLSGRSLGMHMAGPRCALHDPDEANALVVYTPPELSEHDKLKLDTSKQLVHVVVDPVLCDILRPHQREGVRFMYECVTGKRIENAYGCIMADEMGLGKTLQCITLLWTLLKQGPEAKPLIEKAVIVAPSSLVKNWYNEIHKWLGKRVNPLAIDGGSKLDIDNKLKGFMKTYGRRCANPILIISYETFRLHSHVLHQDEVGLVLCDEGHRLKNSENQTYQALMGLKAKRRVLLSGTPIQNDLLEYFSLVHFVNQGLLGTAQEFRRKFEIPILRGQDAGATDSERAKAQECLNELVTMVNKCLIRRTSALLSKYLPVKHELVICVKLNSLQTKLYQNFIKSDSIRKSMQGDEPGSGKKGSLSALSAITLLKKLCNHPDLVYEKIMEKSEGFENAAELLPPNYNTKDVRPELSGKLMVLDCLLALVKSSTTDKVVLVSNYTQTLDLFEKLCRKRTYRYVRLDGTMTIKKRSKVVDSFNDPNSGDFIFMLSSKAGGCGLNLIGANRLVMFDPDWNPANDDQAMARVWRDGQKKPCFIYRLLCTGTIEEKIFQRQAHKKALSSTVVDQEDDVARHFTLSDLRDLFTLEENTISDTHSKFKCKRCVNGVEIRGPPEGTDCNSDLSDWRHAHNSRHLPDIPLRQCWSSGISFVFHHRSHEQIKAEIPLISDKND, from the exons ATG ATGCGATCAGCAGCCCCCAGCCAACGGGGCAAACGACCCGGGGAAATTTCTCCCATTCAATTGGGTGGTCCTGCTTTACCTCAGAGAGAGagcaagagaaaaagaactgaaaaagaaattgtaatATCACGGAAGCCACTCATGCAAATGGCAATCCCATCAACGCCTGAATTATTATCAGAACAT gaagaaagaataaagaagTTGTTGAGCAAACCGTTCAAGATTCCCATACCTGGATATAGACTTTCGGGCCGAAGTTTGGGTATGCATATGGCAGGACCACGATGTGCACTTCATGACCCTGATGAAGCTAATGCTTTAGTAGTTTATACACCTCCCGAACTGTCTGAACATGACAAGCTGAAATTGGATAc ctcTAAACAACTGGTTCATGTAGTAGTAGATCCAGTACTATGTGATATATTACGTCCTCATCAAAGGGAAGGTGTTAGATTTATGTACGAGTGTGTCACAGGAAAACGCATAGAAAATGCTTATGGATGTATAATGGCTGATGAAATGGGTCTTGGTAAAACTCTACAATGTATTACCTTGCTATGGACTCTTTTAAAGCAAG GACCTGAAGCAAAGCCGCTAATCGAAAAAGCAGTGATTGTTGCACCTAGTTCTCTTGTCAAAAATTGGTATAATGAGATACACAAGTGGCTTGGTAAACGAGTAAATCCTTTAGCTATTGATGGGGGAAGTAAATTAGACATCGATAACAAATTGAAAGGATTTATGAAGACCTATGGACGTAG GTGCGCAAACCCAATTCTGATAATTAGTTACGAAACTTTTCGCTTGCATTCCCATGTATTGCATCAAGATGAAGTTGGTTTGGTTTTATGCGATGAAGGACATCGTCTCAAAAACAGTGAGAATCAAACGTATCAGGCATTGATGGGCTTGAAAGCCAAAAGGCGCGTTTTACTTAGTGGAACACCCATTCAAAATGATCTTCTTGAATATTTCTCACTAGTACATTTCGTAAATCAAGGACTTCTCGGAACTGCACAG GAGTTTCGGCGGAAATTCGAAATCCCGATTCTCAGAGGTCAGGATGCCGGTGCAACTGACTCAGAGCGTGCAAAGGCCCAAGAATGTCTTAACGAACTGGTGACTATGGTTAACAAATGCTTGATTAGGCGAACAAGTGCTTTGCTATCCAAGTATTTACCAGTCAAACACGAACTAGTTATCTGTGTCAAATTAAATTCGCTACAAACCAAGTTATACCAGAATTTCATCAAGAGTGACAGCATTCGCAAATCAATGCAAG GTGATGAACCTGGTAGTGGTAAAAAGGGCAGCCTCTCAGCATTATCCGCAATCACACTCTTGAAGAAACTATGCAATCATCCCGATTTAgtatacgaaaaaataatggaaaagtCTGAGGGATTCGAAAATGCTGCTGAGCTTTTACCCCCAAATTATAACACGAA agaCGTGCGGCCCGAACTATCGGGTAAATTAATGGTACTCGACTGTTTACTGGCTCTTGTAAAATCGTCAACTACGGACAAGGTTGTGCTAGTATCAAATTATACACAGACATTAGATCTTTTTGAGAAACTCTGTAGAAAACGCACCTACCGTTATGTTAGACTGGATGGAACAATGACTATAAAGAAGCGATCAAAAGTGGTAGATAGTTTTAATGATCCAAACAGCGGGGACTTTATCTTTATGCTGAGTTCAAAAGCTGGTGGATGTGGTCTCAATTTGATCGGTGCGAATCGACTGGTTATGTTTGATCCTGATTGGAATCCCGCCAACGACGATCAGGCTATGGCACGAGTTTGGAGGGATGGCCAGAAGAAACCTTGTTTCATTTATCGATTACTTTGC aCTGGTACcatagaggaaaaaatcttccaGAGGCAAGCCCATAAAAAGGCATTGAGTTCTACAGTTGTCGATCAGGAAGATGACGTTGCCAGACATTTCACATTGAGCGATTTGCGGGATTTGTTCACTTTAGAAGAAAACACTATCTCCGACACTCATTCCAA ATTCAAATGCAAGAGATGTGTGAATGGAGTCGAAATTCGGGGTCCACCAGAAGGCACAGATTGCAACTCCGACTTGTCAGATTGGAGACATGCTCACAATTCTCGTCACTTGCCAGATATACCGCTCCGACAGTGTTGGTCTAGCGGTATTTCTTTCGTATTCCATCATCGATCACATGAGCAGATAAAAGCAGAGATTCCTCTAATCTCTGATAAAAACGATTGA